TATAGAAATGTACCTATACATAGGGCACTTTAAGGTCATAATAATAGGGAGTGAATTATTTTGCATTGTCATTAACACATTTTCGGCTTTTTTAAAAATGAGACTGTATGTCGCATTGATTATAACTAAAGTATTGTCTTGAGCCTCCAGCTATAACCTCCACATACAAATTGCTGTGCACACACCGCATGCGAACACATGAGTGCAGCTGCTGGAACTGGCCGCCTGTGTGGCGCTGTTCACCCGCGTGGTGCTGAAACGCTCTTCACGCTGCAGCAGCAGCTCGTCTATTTGCTCTCTCCCTCTGCTCACGTTTTGGTCCTTTGTTGCAGTAGCATCATACAGTATTTTACGGATACAAATGGCACTTTAAGGGCATATTAATAGGGAGTGAATGtttttgcattgtcatttttAGAAACATTAACTCATTTTCGGCTTTTTTGTTAAATGAGACTGAATATCACATTGATCATATTAAAATGTAGAATTATCTTGAGCCTCCAGCAATAACCTCCACACACAAACCTCAATGCACACCACTGCTGCGCTTCTCTCTGTCACCACATGACGGCAGCATTcggatctttatttttttattattattcatgaacATGAAATTGTGCAAAACATTTCTGTAACAGCTACAAATAAAGGTTAATTTacaacaataatgataataacatataatattatattttataaaaatatataataataacatataatgataatagttgttattattattatttaatttttattagctTTAAATGTCTAGATGGGTGCTCTGAATCTCTTTGTGTTTGTGGGCCTGACTCTTACTACCCCTTTAAGAGATTTATGGAACTGGATTGGTTTAAAAGAGATGTACAGTCTACCAATGAGGTACAGACTTGGACAAAGAGATCCACTCCCTCCCATTGCTGTGGCATCTTGCTGAGCTTAGAGCATAGAGAACGCGTGAATTACACAGTTTAATGAAACGGACCCATAACACTAAATGGAAAAATGCCATCAATATATCGTTTGGGATTATGCAGCTGTTGTAAATATTTTGAAACCATAAGAAAGGTCGGATAAAACGTCTATAGCTTGAAACCAGAGATGGAATCGTTATTCTTTCTGAAGAGAAATTGGTGGTGGTGCATCTTCATTCTTCTTTGGAGTACAATAGAAGCACAGATTCGCTACGCAATACCAGAAGAGCTAAGGGAAGGATCCGTGGTCGGAAATATCGCTAAAGACCTCAGTTTGGATGTATCTAAAATTGTAAATCGTAAACTACATATAGCATCTGAGACTGGTAAGCAGTATTTCACTGTGGATGTGGAAAAGGGCGACCTTATTGTGAATGGGAGAATTGATAGAGAAGGTTTATGTGGATATAATGTCCCGTGTGTTTTGCCTCTTCAAGCCGTTTTAGAAAATCCTCTGCAGATGCATCGAGTTGAGATTGAAATACAAGATATCAATGACAACTCGCCCAATTTTAAATCTAATGAGCGCATTCTAAATATTCCAGAATCTATTAATTCTGGCGCTAAGTTCCTCTTGGAGAGCGCTATTGACTCAGACGTAGAGTCAAATTCTTTAAAATCATACAGTCTGAGCAATAATGAAAAATTTGGTTTAAATGTGAAAACTCAGGATGGCGTCAAAATTCCGGAACTATTACTGAAACAACCTCTTGATCGAGAAAAACAGGCCGTTCACAAGTTAATATTAATGGCGGCTGACGGAGGAAATCCAGTGCGCACTGGCACATGTGAAATCACAGTTGTGGTTTTGGATATAAATGACAATGCTCCTGAATTTGAAAAACCCTTCTATGAGACTAATGTTGATGAAAACGAATTGATTAATAAAGAAATGTTAAGAGTCAAAGCTATAGATTTGGATGATGGATTAAATGGGGAAATTGAGTATTTCTTTGCGGACCAAACATCAGATACAGCACTGTTTAATATTAATCAACAAACAGGTGCCATCACAGTTCAAGGAGAATTGGACCATGAAAAGGCTAACTTGCATAAATTTGATATAATTGCAAAGGACAAAGGGAATCCTCAAATGGAGGGCCACTGCAGCGTTAAGATAAAGGTTAATGACGTAAATGACAACGCACCTGACATAATTATTACCTCTCTATCAAGTCCAATTCCTGAAAATTCATTTAATGGCACAGTAGTTTCGTTAATTAGTACAAAAGATGCAGATTTAGGAGAGAACGGGAAAGTGAAGCTTACGATGGCCCCTGGCCCACCGTTTAGACTGAGCACTACAGTTTCCAATCATTACGCATTGGTTACAAATGGTCCTCTAGACAGAGAGAATTTTTTCGAgtataaaattgaattgaacGCAGTCGATTCAGGCTCGCCCCCACTGTCCAGTAGTAAAATAGTCACAATCGGCATTTCAGACGTAAATGACAACCCTCCGTTGTTCTCTGACAAGTATTATACAGTTTATGCTAAAGAAAACAGCGGCCATGATTCGATATTGTGCTCAGTCTCCGCCCATGACCCAGACTTGGGCGAAAATGCCAAAATCTCATACACCATTTTGGACTCAAAAGTTCAAGACATGTCTGTCTCCTCCTTtatctacattaactcagataacggAAGTATATTTAGCATGCAATCCTTTGACTATGAGAAAATCAAAGTGTTTCAGATCCATGTGCAGGCTAAAGATCATGGCTCTCCATCTCTAAGTAGCAACGCCACTGTCCATGTGTTTATTCTGGACCAGAACGATAATGTGCCCGCTGTCATTTACCCATCCTCAGTAACAGGATCTGTCTCTCATCAGAGGATGCCCCGATCTGCTAAAGCAGGACATCTTGTTACTAAGGTAACAGCAGTGGACGCTGATTCGGGTCACAATGCCTGGCTATTCTACAGGCTCGCGGAGGCCACGGACGCGTCTCTGTTCAGTGTGAATTTACATACGGGAGAGGTGAGGACTAAACGCTCTGTTTCAGAGCAGGATGACTCCTCCCAGAGACTGCTGATTGAAATAAAGGATAATGGATATCCAATGCAGTCCACCACAGTCACAGTGGAGATATTAATAGAGGACGGGTTTCATGAGCCCATCTCTGACTATCGTTtgaaaacaacagaacacaacaaaaAAAGTGGTAAAATCACTTTGTACTTAATAATTTCTTTGGGAACGGTGTCAGTCTTGTCTCTGTTGACATTTTTTGCGTTGATTGTGAAATGCGTTAAAAACAGCGTGAGAAGCGCAGGTTGCTGTGTCAGCCGAACCGATTCTGGATATAAGAACCCCAACAGAAACCTTCAGATCCAGCTCAACTCTGACGGGCCCATTAAGTATGTGGAGGTTCTGGGAGGAGACATGATGTCTCAGAGTCAGTCTTTTGGGTCCTATCTCTCTCCAATGTCAGAATTCAGTGATTTGACCCTCGTTAAACCCAGCAGCACCACAAACTTTACAGACACGCTAAACGTGCTTGATGCGTCATTACCAGACAGCGCGTGGACATTCGAGAGCCAACAGGTGAGcgcttttaattttaatataataattggCATTACTGATGTCAGTATGCAGatgatctaaatatatatatatatatatatatatatatatatatatatatatatatatatatatatatatatatatatatatatttattttgtattttttaaagattcACACATTTCAGATCCATAACAAAttacaaattgaattctgtaacctaatctttaataaaactttattaataatacaaaacatgtattgtttatttttattttatttgtattcaattcaatttgaaGGATATTTCGAATTCAGTcgaaatgcataaataataaaattacttttgagTGTAACATACGGTGGCCaagagagctcaacgtgctgcaacctaaagaagacgcatgcaaatagaaaaaaaacgcatgcaaataaaaaaacacccgcaaattaagaaaacatcttcatcagtttcacaacacaaccaaatacagaaacgcgctgcaaaagttcacaacacaaccaaatacagaaacgcgctgcaagtaacacagaccacaacggaaatgtttccgggggaaccaaataagtgacgaacccggctgggacgtgcttacagcaaagaactgatattgacaagaagtgaaagcctatatttttttttttataaataaactataatattaaaataatattgtaatatattgtatatagaaataatattataataatatatttgtaatattattcttttttatagttcttctactctttgcttacagctcaaaattctactttattttatttgatctattttaacttttttttccgcaaaacatacagatattaattttttatgacatacaacttgtatacaatatacaaacagagccggttctagacatttggaggccctaggcaaaatgtatgttggaggcctcccgccatgccctcctcccctccacctttcagaattcacgagttcacacttacatcaaattaaatagagtaaagatcatgcgtatttggcatgctgtccaggggagggctccaggctctgaattttggccagatttacacatacattggattgcattgtattttggattgtgttgtttacatccaataagagattattaaaattcaaagtgaggagatgggggcggtggagggatgctgataaactgtcaatgaacagaggtaagtctgcagtatatatacctcttatctcgttgattatctgaatgtgctcctcccgaaatttgttaataaaacatcatttaataaaaaagacttgaaaacaaatatgattcctaaccattttatttatacaaaacctattatcagtatttttatttttttacttaaatgtgcatattaatgtaactttaattaaggtaaacaaaaaaaatatgttttggaggccccgcctccaaggccgaggccctaggcaactgcctagttcgcctataggtagcgccggccctgtatacaaaatgtattaacaatatgttcaatgtcatcagaaatgagaaaagaacaatgagctgaaaactaaaataaataaaaaagatagaaaagaagaacatgaaggaaagatattaatctttacattctctccatggctctgagttacactatacaaattgtttcatgttatgtttaaattttcataaagaaaagtttcataAGAAGGTCTAGGTAATGTAGGgtccaatgttttaaagttgagacactgacacacagatatataacggatatataaaacgcatattttaacagtttttttgtaaagtaaaaataaatttatttgcaaccgtaatgttaacagcattatatttctgtcctcagaacagctattcagctgatggacaacgtgctgcgttgtcatgggaacatcccaggtgaaaataattacgttggaagttgtctttcattgctcccttcctcaagtgcgttccaaacggctacataaatggcacatagtgccatgctcactccaaagtcccacttgaagagctctgccgtctgcccttcgaagggagtagggcatagggatgctcacgtgcaataagcacgtcccagccgggttcgtcacttatttggttcccccggaaacatttccgttgtggtctgtgttacttgcagcgcgtttctgtatttggttgtgttgtgagcttttgcagcgtgtttctgtatttggttgtgttgtgagcttttgcagcgcgtttctgtatttggttgtgttgtgagcttttgcagcgtgtttctgtatttggttgtgttgtgaacttttgcagcgcgtttctgtatttggttttgttgtgagtatttggagcacacgtgtgttgtgaaactgatgaagatgttttcttaatttgcgggtgtttttttatttgcatgcgtttttttctatttgcatgtgtttttttctatttgcatgcgtcttctttaggttgcagcacgttgagctctctcgGCCACCGTAGTAACATCATTCCAATACAGTTTACTACAAAGTACTGCACATGCAGCAATATTTTACTTTAATGTGAAACTGTGTATGTGATACGTTTGAGCATTGCAATTATTTTAAGAACATTATTTTTAAGAATACCGAAACATGTCTTGCAGTTTAACGTTTTTTTATTGGTTTCGAAGCAAATTATAAAGAAATTCGTTTCTCAATGTAACATGAGGTGTAAGTGAATGGTATATTTACAGAATGGGCTTTGAGCTTGGCCCTGCTCTGTTTCTTTTAAGGCATGACTGGAGAGCGCTTAACCAATAGCGAGGTCGATCTGTAAAAAAGGGATCTACTCCCTCACCCAGACGTACTGCACACCATAATGCACAGACCTGAGACACAATGCACTGCACCCGCTGCAACATTTGCATCAACGGAATATAATTTGTAGTCCTATACATTTTAAGatgttaaattaatttgtttgtggGCGATTACTTGCATAGGATGTATGTCTGGACACTGGAATTACCGATAACTTATCGTTCATGGAAATGAGGACTCAAATACAAAGAAGGATTCTGTTCTGCCAGGCGGTATGGCTGTTCTTTTGCGCTGTCTTTTGGAGAAATACAGACGCGCAGCTTCGTTATACAATACCGGAGGAGCAGAAAGAGGGATCTGTTGTTGGAAATGTAGCTAAAGATCTCGGTTTGGATGTATCTGAAATATTAAATCGTAAATTACGGATAGCATCTGAGTCTGGTGAGCAGTATTTTAGTTTGAATTTGCGAAATGGTGAGCTGCTAGTGAGTGAAGTCCTAGACAGGGAAAACCTGTGCGGACAAAGCAAGAGTTGTGTGTTACCACTACAAATCATAATCGAGGATCCACTCCAGTTTTACCGTGTTGAGGTGGACGTCCAAGATATTAATGACAACTCTCCAATTTTTCTTTCGGAAAGAAACATGATTGAAGTGCCAGAATCAACGCAAACCGGAGCGAGGTTTCGTTTGGAACCTGCTCAGGATCCTGACGCTGGATCAAACTCATTACGCACATATGCTATTAATAAAAATGAGCATTTCGTTTTGCACATAAAGAACAATAAAGACGGAACAAAAGTCCCAGAAATTGTTTTAGAGAAAGCTGTCGACAGAGAGAAACAGTCTGTGCACCATCTAATCTTGACAGGTATTGATGGGGGTGATCCAGCGAGGTCAGGTACAACCCAGATCACTGTAAATATACTTGATGCTAATGATAATGCCCCTATATTTGAACAGGAGTTATATGAGATTAAAGTGATGGAGAATACAGTCCCTGGTACAATGATACTTACTGTAAAAGCAATTGACTTGGATGACGGCGTAAACAGTGAGCTTGAATATTCATTTGGGGTGCATACACCTGAATTAATTCAAAATGTGTTTGCTATTAATCAAGAGAAAGGCGAATTAGTCGTATCCAAGCACCTTGATTACGAAATCAGCACTTCCTATAAATTTGACATACGTGTAAGAGACAAAGGACAATTAGCAATGGAGAGTCATTGCAGAATTCAAGTAGCTGTTCTAGATGTGAACGATAACGCTCCAGAAATCACCATCACCTCGTCTCCAAAACCTGTGCGAGAAGATGCGCCCGCTGGGACTATGGTAGCGTTAATAAATGTTAAAGATTTGGATTCTGGAGTAAATGGAAACGTAACACTTGACATGTCACCGGGCACCCCTTTTACATTAAAGCCAACGTTTTCAAACCATTATGCACTGGTTACAAATGAACACTTAAATCGAGAAGACTTTTCAAGATACGATATTGAGCTCAAAGCGTCAGACTCTGGAACACCTAAACTACAATCGAGTAagtttattacagtaaatatactgGATGTAAATGATAATCCTCCCGTTTTTTCTGAGCCTGTATATACGGTTTATATAGAAGAAAATAGCGCCCCTGGATCAATTTTAGCATCAGTGACAGCATCAGATTTAGATACGGGAGAAAATGCCAAAATTGTCTATTCAGTTCTGGACACTAATAATCGAGACATACCAGTCTCTTCTTATTTATATGTAAATTCAGAAAATGGTAGTATATTTAGCATGCACTCTTTTGACTATGAGAAAATTAAGGTGTTTCACATTATTGTTCATGCCGAAGACCATGGCTCCCCACCTCTTGGTAGCAACGCCACTGTTCATGTTTttattatggacaaaaatgacaACGTCCCCGCTGTTATTTACCCTTCATCAGTTACGGGGTCTGTCTCT
The sequence above is drawn from the Xyrauchen texanus isolate HMW12.3.18 chromosome 43, RBS_HiC_50CHRs, whole genome shotgun sequence genome and encodes:
- the LOC127635407 gene encoding protocadherin gamma-C5-like isoform X19, with product MEMRTQIQRRILFCQAVWLFFCAVFWRNTDAQLRYTIPEEQKEGSVVGNVAKDLGLDVSEILNRKLRIASESGEQYFSLNLRNGELLVSEVLDRENLCGQSKSCVLPLQIIIEDPLQFYRVEVDVQDINDNSPIFLSERNMIEVPESTQTGARFRLEPAQDPDAGSNSLRTYAINKNEHFVLHIKNNKDGTKVPEIVLEKAVDREKQSVHHLILTGIDGGDPARSGTTQITVNILDANDNAPIFEQELYEIKVMENTVPGTMILTVKAIDLDDGVNSELEYSFGVHTPELIQNVFAINQEKGELVVSKHLDYEISTSYKFDIRVRDKGQLAMESHCRIQVAVLDVNDNAPEITITSSPKPVREDAPAGTMVALINVKDLDSGVNGNVTLDMSPGTPFTLKPTFSNHYALVTNEHLNREDFSRYDIELKASDSGTPKLQSSKFITVNILDVNDNPPVFSEPVYTVYIEENSAPGSILASVTASDLDTGENAKIVYSVLDTNNRDIPVSSYLYVNSENGSIFSMHSFDYEKIKVFHIIVHAEDHGSPPLGSNATVHVFIMDKNDNVPAVIYPSSVTGSVSHQRMPRSAKTGHLVTKVTAVDADSGHNAWLFYRLAEATDTSLFSVNLHTGEVRTKRSVSEQDDSSQRLLIEIKDNGDPMQSTTVTVEILIEDGFHEPISDYRLKTSENNKKSGKITLYLIISLGTVSVLSMLTLFTLIVKCVRNSIGRSSCCVRRTDSVYKNPNRNLQIQLNSDGPIKYVEVLGGDMMSQSQSFGSYLSPMSEFSDLTLVKPSSTTNFTDTLNVLDASLPDSAWTFESQQQKPPNTDWRFPPNQRPGPSGAGAHPEDAGACAGVIAGTGPWPNPPTEAEQIQVLMAAANAASEATATLGPRYNPQYGPDYRQNVYIPGSTATLTINPQQQIPQQALPPPQALPPAEAPKSAQTPASKKKPTKKDKK
- the LOC127635407 gene encoding protocadherin gamma-C5-like isoform X6, translated to MEMRTQIQRRILFCQAVWLFFCAVFWRNTDAQLRYTIPEEQKEGSVVGNVAKDLGLDVSEILNRKLRIASESGEQYFSLNLRNGELLVSEVLDRENLCGQSKSCVLPLQIIIEDPLQFYRVEVDVQDINDNSPIFLSERNMIEVPESTQTGARFRLEPAQDPDAGSNSLRTYAINKNEHFVLHIKNNKDGTKVPEIVLEKAVDREKQSVHHLILTGIDGGDPARSGTTQITVNILDANDNAPIFEQELYEIKVMENTVPGTMILTVKAIDLDDGVNSELEYSFGVHTPELIQNVFAINQEKGELVVSKHLDYEISTSYKFDIRVRDKGQLAMESHCRIQVAVLDVNDNAPEITITSSPKPVREDAPAGTMVALINVKDLDSGVNGNVTLDMSPGTPFTLKPTFSNHYALVTNEHLNREDFSRYDIELKASDSGTPKLQSSKFITVNILDVNDNPPVFSEPVYTVYIEENSAPGSILASVTASDLDTGENAKIVYSVLDTNNRDIPVSSYLYVNSENGSIFSMHSFDYEKIKVFHIIVHAEDHGSPPLGSNATVHVFIMDKNDNVPAVIYPSSVTGSVSHQRMPRSAKTGHLVTKVTAVDADSGHNAWLFYRLAEATDTSLFSVNLHTGEVRTKRSVSEQDDSSQRLLIEIKDNGDPMQSTTVTVEILIEDGFHEPISDYRLKTSENNKKSGKITLYLIISLGTVSVLSMLTLFTLIVKCVRNSIGRSSCCVRRTDSVYKNPNRNLQIQLNSDGPIKYVEVLGGDMMSQSQSFGSYLSPMSEFSDLTLVKPSSTTNFTDTLNVLDASLPDSAWTFESQQQKPPNTDWRFPPNQRPGPSGQHRFHTLQQRWTPYEKSRAGAHPEDAGACAGVIAGTGPWPNPPTEAEQIQVLMAAANAASEATATLGPRYNPQYGPDYRQNVYIPGSTATLTINPQQQIPQQALPPPQALPPAEAPKSAQTPASKKKPTKKDKK
- the LOC127635407 gene encoding protocadherin gamma-C5-like isoform X16, which encodes MEMRTQIQRRILFCQAVWLFFCAVFWRNTDAQLRYTIPEEQKEGSVVGNVAKDLGLDVSEILNRKLRIASESGEQYFSLNLRNGELLVSEVLDRENLCGQSKSCVLPLQIIIEDPLQFYRVEVDVQDINDNSPIFLSERNMIEVPESTQTGARFRLEPAQDPDAGSNSLRTYAINKNEHFVLHIKNNKDGTKVPEIVLEKAVDREKQSVHHLILTGIDGGDPARSGTTQITVNILDANDNAPIFEQELYEIKVMENTVPGTMILTVKAIDLDDGVNSELEYSFGVHTPELIQNVFAINQEKGELVVSKHLDYEISTSYKFDIRVRDKGQLAMESHCRIQVAVLDVNDNAPEITITSSPKPVREDAPAGTMVALINVKDLDSGVNGNVTLDMSPGTPFTLKPTFSNHYALVTNEHLNREDFSRYDIELKASDSGTPKLQSSKFITVNILDVNDNPPVFSEPVYTVYIEENSAPGSILASVTASDLDTGENAKIVYSVLDTNNRDIPVSSYLYVNSENGSIFSMHSFDYEKIKVFHIIVHAEDHGSPPLGSNATVHVFIMDKNDNVPAVIYPSSVTGSVSHQRMPRSAKTGHLVTKVTAVDADSGHNAWLFYRLAEATDASLFSVNLHTGEVRTKRSVSEQDDSSQRLLIEIKDNGDPMQSTKVTVEILIEDGFHESISDYRKILERHEGDKKTGKITLYLIISLASVSLLCVMTFFILLVKCARGSSGSSSCCIRRTNSGYKNPNRNLQIQLNSDGPIKYVEVLGGDMMSQSQSFGSYLSPMSEFSDLTLVKPSSTTNFTDTLNVLDASLPDSAWTFESQQQKPPNTDWRFPPNQRPGPSGAGAHPEDAGACAGVIAGTGPWPNPPTEAEQIQVLMAAANAASEATATLGPRYNPQYGPDYRQNVYIPGSTATLTINPQQQIPQQALPPPQALPPAEAPKSAQTPASKKKPTKKDKK
- the LOC127635407 gene encoding protocadherin gamma-C5-like isoform X24; amino-acid sequence: MESLFFLKRNWWWCIFILLWSTIEAQIRYAIPEELREGSVVGNIAKDLSLDVSKIVNRKLHIASETGKQYFTVDVEKGDLIVNGRIDREGLCGYNVPCVLPLQAVLENPLQMHRVEIEIQDINDNSPNFKSNERILNIPESINSGAKFLLESAIDSDVESNSLKSYSLSNNEKFGLNVKTQDGVKIPELLLKQPLDREKQAVHKLILMAADGGNPVRTGTCEITVVVLDINDNAPEFEKPFYETNVDENELINKEMLRVKAIDLDDGLNGEIEYFFADQTSDTALFNINQQTGAITVQGELDHEKANLHKFDIIAKDKGNPQMEGHCSVKIKVNDVNDNAPDIIITSLSSPIPENSFNGTVVSLISTKDADLGENGKVKLTMAPGPPFRLSTTVSNHYALVTNGPLDRENFFEYKIELNAVDSGSPPLSSSKIVTIGISDVNDNPPLFSDKYYTVYAKENSGHDSILCSVSAHDPDLGENAKISYTILDSKVQDMSVSSFIYINSDNGSIFSMQSFDYEKIKVFQIHVQAKDHGSPSLSSNATVHVFILDQNDNVPAVIYPSSVTGSVSHQRMPRSAKAGHLVTKVTAVDADSGHNAWLFYRLAEATDASLFSVNLHTGEVRTKRSVSEQDDSSQRLLIEIKDNGYPMQSTTVTVEILIEDGFHEPISDYRLKTTEHNKKSGKITLYLIISLGTVSVLSLLTFFALIVKCVKNSVRSAGCCVSRTDSGYKNPNRNLQIQLNSDGPIKYVEVLGGDMMSQSQSFGSYLSPMSEFSDLTLVKPSSTTNFTDTLNVLDASLPDSAWTFESQQQKPPNTDWRFPPNQRPGPSGAGAHPEDAGACAGVIAGTGPWPNPPTEAEQIQVLMAAANAASEATATLGPRYNPQYGPDYRQNVYIPGSTATLTINPQQQIPQQALPPPQALPPAEAPKSAQTPASKKKPTKKDKK
- the LOC127635407 gene encoding protocadherin gamma-C5-like isoform X13 yields the protein MESLFFLKRNWWWCIFILLWSTIEAQIRYAIPEELREGSVVGNIAKDLSLDVSKIVNRKLHIASETGKQYFTVDVEKGDLIVNGRIDREGLCGYNVPCVLPLQAVLENPLQMHRVEIEIQDINDNSPNFKSNERILNIPESINSGAKFLLESAIDSDVESNSLKSYSLSNNEKFGLNVKTQDGVKIPELLLKQPLDREKQAVHKLILMAADGGNPVRTGTCEITVVVLDINDNAPEFEKPFYETNVDENELINKEMLRVKAIDLDDGLNGEIEYFFADQTSDTALFNINQQTGAITVQGELDHEKANLHKFDIIAKDKGNPQMEGHCSVKIKVNDVNDNAPDIIITSLSSPIPENSFNGTVVSLISTKDADLGENGKVKLTMAPGPPFRLSTTVSNHYALVTNGPLDRENFFEYKIELNAVDSGSPPLSSSKIVTIGISDVNDNPPLFSDKYYTVYAKENSGHDSILCSVSAHDPDLGENAKISYTILDSKVQDMSVSSFIYINSDNGSIFSMQSFDYEKIKVFQIHVQAKDHGSPSLSSNATVHVFILDQNDNVPAVIYPSSVTGSVSHQRMPRSAKAGHLVTKVTAVDADSGHNAWLFYRLAEATDASLFSVNLHTGEVRTKRSVSEQDDSSQRLLIEIKDNGYPMQSTTVTVEILIEDGFHEPISDYRLKTTEHNKKSGKITLYLIISLGTVSVLSLLTFFALIVKCVKNSVRSAGCCVSRTDSGYKNPNRNLQIQLNSDGPIKYVEVLGGDMMSQSQSFGSYLSPMSEFSDLTLVKPSSTTNFTDTLNVLDASLPDSAWTFESQQQKPPNTDWRFPPNQRPGPSGQHRFHTLQQRWTPYEKSRAGAHPEDAGACAGVIAGTGPWPNPPTEAEQIQVLMAAANAASEATATLGPRYNPQYGPDYRQNVYIPGSTATLTINPQQQIPQQALPPPQALPPAEAPKSAQTPASKKKPTKKDKK
- the LOC127635407 gene encoding protocadherin gamma-C5-like isoform X14 is translated as MESLFFLKRNWWWCIFILLWSTIEAQIRYAIPEELREGSVVGNIAKDLSLDVSKIVNRKLHIASETGKQYFTVDVEKGDLIVNGRIDREGLCGYNVPCVLPLQAVLENPLQMHRVEIEIQDINDNSPNFKSNERILNIPESINSGAKFLLESAIDSDVESNSLKSYSLSNNEKFGLNVKTQDGVKIPELLLKQPLDREKQAVHKLILMAADGGNPVRTGTCEITVVVLDINDNAPEFEKPFYETNVDENELINKEMLRVKAIDLDDGLNGEIEYFFADQTSDTALFNINQQTGAITVQGELDHEKANLHKFDIIAKDKGNPQMEGHCSVKIKVNDVNDNAPDIIITSLSSPIPENSFNGTVVSLISTKDADLGENGKVKLTMAPGPPFRLSTTVSNHYALVTNGPLDRENFFEYKIELNAVDSGSPPLSSSKIVTIGISDVNDNPPLFSDKYYTVYAKENSGHDSILCSVSAHDPDLGENAKISYTILDSKVQDMSVSSFIYINSDNGSIFSMQSFDYEKIKVFQIHVQAKDHGSPSLSSNATVHVFILDQNDNVPAVIYPSSVTGSVSHQRMPRSAKAGHLVTKVTAVDADSGHNAWLFYRLAEATDASLFSVNLHTGEVRTKRSVSEQDDSSQRLLIEIKDNGDPMQSTTVTVEILIEDGFHEPISDYRLKTSENNKKSGKITLYLIISLGTVSVLSMLTLFTLIVKCVRNSIGRSSCCVRRTDSVYKNPNRNLQIQLNSDGPIKYVEVLGGDMMSQSQSFGSYLSPMSEFSDLTLVKPSSTTNFTDTLNVLDASLPDSAWTFESQQQKPPNTDWRFPPNQRPGPSGQHRFHTLQQRWTPYEKSRAGAHPEDAGACAGVIAGTGPWPNPPTEAEQIQVLMAAANAASEATATLGPRYNPQYGPDYRQNVYIPGSTATLTINPQQQIPQQALPPPQALPPAEAPKSAQTPASKKKPTKKDKK
- the LOC127635407 gene encoding protocadherin gamma-C5-like isoform X1; protein product: MEMRTQIQRRILFCQAVWLFFCAVFWRNTDAQLRYTIPEEQKEGSVVGNVAKDLGLDVSEILNRKLRIASESGEQYFSLNLRNGELLVSEVLDRENLCGQSKSCVLPLQIIIEDPLQFYRVEVDVQDINDNSPIFLSERNMIEVPESTQTGARFRLEPAQDPDAGSNSLRTYAINKNEHFVLHIKNNKDGTKVPEIVLEKAVDREKQSVHHLILTGIDGGDPARSGTTQITVNILDANDNAPIFEQELYEIKVMENTVPGTMILTVKAIDLDDGVNSELEYSFGVHTPELIQNVFAINQEKGELVVSKHLDYEISTSYKFDIRVRDKGQLAMESHCRIQVAVLDVNDNAPEITITSSPKPVREDAPAGTMVALINVKDLDSGVNGNVTLDMSPGTPFTLKPTFSNHYALVTNEHLNREDFSRYDIELKASDSGTPKLQSSKFITVNILDVNDNPPVFSEPVYTVYIEENSAPGSILASVTASDLDTGENAKIVYSVLDTNNRDIPVSSYLYVNSENGSIFSMHSFDYEKIKVFHIIVHAEDHGSPPLGSNATVHVFIMDKNDNVPAVIYPSSVTGSVSHQRMPRSAKTGHLVTKVTAVDADSGHNAWLFYRLAEATDASLFSVNLHTGEVRTKRSVSEQDDSSQRLLIEIKDNGDPMQSTKVTVEILIEDGFHESISDYRKILERHEGDKKTGKITLYLIISLASVSLLCVMTFFILLVKCARGSSGSSSCCIRRTNSGYKNPNRNLQIQLNSDGPIKYVEVLGGDMMSQSQSFGSYLSPMSEFSDLTLVKPSSTTNFTDTLNVLDASLPDSAWTFESQQQKPPNTDWRFPPNQRPGPSGQHRFHTLQQRWTPYEKSRAGAHPEDAGACAGVIAGTGPWPNPPTEAEQIQVLMAAANAASEATATLGPRYNPQYGPDYRQNVYIPGSTATLTINPQQQIPQQALPPPQALPPAEAPKSAQTPASKKKPTKKDKK